A genomic stretch from Vibrio neptunius includes:
- a CDS encoding OmpA family protein gives MQRQEQVVFKRTKTVDNSEFHGGAWKVAFADFMIALMALFLVLWVMQIVDKEERKAIVAHLQSASVFDKSYGNPFDTSQSISPIDLAANSSVTSRHDSNHVVSSFFQGDGEGPETDSLIPGTFDTQERLAALAKVIKEAVRQISAQGNVNVTVTPQGLRIVLQDDYKQHMFGRGDSELTPFFEDLLLALAPVFKRVENPLIISGHTDSTRFTGHAERGSNWALSASRANVARHTLVAGGMPDDRVLQVTGMSDRALLNGAEPESSENRRIELFILTTPAAKVLETFFGNNAESELQKAKQKAEFNQPVIRQEVIKFSDTQTPSKPKLQQL, from the coding sequence ATGCAAAGACAAGAACAGGTGGTGTTCAAACGAACAAAAACCGTTGATAACAGTGAATTTCACGGAGGTGCCTGGAAAGTCGCTTTCGCTGATTTCATGATCGCCCTTATGGCGCTGTTTTTGGTCTTATGGGTGATGCAGATTGTCGACAAGGAAGAGCGAAAAGCGATTGTTGCTCACCTTCAAAGTGCAAGTGTGTTTGATAAGAGCTACGGAAATCCGTTTGATACTTCACAAAGTATTTCTCCGATTGATTTGGCTGCAAACTCTTCTGTCACCAGTCGACATGATTCGAACCATGTGGTCAGCTCATTCTTTCAGGGAGACGGTGAAGGTCCGGAAACAGACTCACTGATCCCCGGAACATTCGACACTCAGGAGCGACTGGCAGCCTTAGCGAAAGTCATTAAGGAAGCGGTTCGACAAATCAGTGCTCAAGGGAATGTGAACGTGACGGTGACGCCACAAGGTCTGCGGATTGTGCTTCAGGACGACTATAAGCAGCATATGTTTGGCCGTGGTGATTCTGAGTTGACACCCTTCTTCGAAGATCTGCTTCTTGCGCTAGCGCCTGTCTTTAAACGTGTAGAGAATCCATTGATCATCAGTGGTCATACCGACTCTACCCGCTTTACAGGTCATGCTGAACGTGGTTCAAACTGGGCGCTCTCTGCATCACGTGCCAATGTGGCCAGACATACTCTGGTTGCCGGAGGGATGCCGGATGATCGTGTGTTACAAGTCACAGGGATGTCTGATCGTGCCTTACTCAATGGTGCCGAGCCGGAATCCAGTGAGAACCGACGTATCGAGCTGTTTATCCTGACGACACCCGCCGCCAAAGTGTTGGAAACGTTTTTTGGCAATAACGCGGAAAGCGAATTGCAAAAAGCCAAGCAGAAAGCGGAATTTAATCAGCCGGTGATTCGCCAGGAAGTCATCAAGTTTTCAGACACCCAAACGCCTTCGAAGCCAAAGCTTCAGCAACTTTAA
- the motA gene encoding flagellar motor stator protein MotA, which translates to MQKFFGAITVLLCVFGGYMWAGGKLGAIWQPAEFLIIIGAAAGSLIIGNPPQVLKEMRHQVRATISAPREEYEYYMELMALLNNLLETARSRGFKFLDSHIEAPDQSSIFLAYPKVGSDYRLISFVTDNMRLMAMGQMSPHELEGLLEQEIEAIQTEMLLPSRSMQRTAEALPGFGILAAVGGIIITMQAIDGSIALVGYHVAAALVGTFVGIFGCYCCLDPLSNAMAQRVKRNMTAFECVRATLVAYVAKKPTLLAIDAGRKHIQLDIKPTFNQMEKWLAEQEA; encoded by the coding sequence ATGCAAAAGTTTTTTGGAGCCATCACCGTTTTACTGTGTGTCTTTGGCGGGTATATGTGGGCAGGTGGCAAGCTTGGCGCTATCTGGCAACCCGCTGAATTTCTGATCATTATTGGTGCTGCGGCCGGTTCTCTGATCATCGGTAACCCACCGCAAGTGCTTAAAGAAATGCGTCACCAAGTTCGTGCCACCATCTCTGCACCGCGCGAAGAATATGAATATTACATGGAGCTGATGGCGCTGCTGAATAACCTACTTGAAACCGCACGCAGCAGAGGTTTTAAGTTTCTTGATTCTCACATCGAAGCTCCAGATCAGAGTTCGATTTTTCTCGCCTACCCGAAAGTTGGCTCAGATTATCGCCTCATTTCGTTCGTGACAGACAACATGCGTTTAATGGCCATGGGCCAGATGTCGCCTCACGAGTTAGAAGGTTTACTGGAACAAGAAATCGAAGCTATTCAAACCGAAATGCTACTTCCTTCTCGCTCGATGCAGAGAACCGCAGAAGCATTACCAGGCTTTGGTATTCTGGCAGCCGTCGGCGGCATCATCATTACGATGCAGGCGATTGATGGCTCAATCGCACTCGTGGGCTACCACGTAGCAGCGGCTCTGGTTGGAACATTCGTTGGTATCTTTGGTTGTTACTGCTGTCTTGATCCACTCAGCAATGCCATGGCCCAGCGCGTGAAGCGCAACATGACAGCGTTTGAGTGTGTCAGGGCGACGCTCGTTGCTTATGTTGCGAAAAAACCAACCTTACTTGCTATTGATGCTGGCCGTAAGCATATCCAGCTAGACATTAAACCGACATTCAATCAGATGGAGAAATGGCTCGCTGAGCAGGAGGCATAA
- a CDS encoding FliA/WhiG family RNA polymerase sigma factor, with protein sequence MLDMNFQEEYGVEGEISSPSIPIDENKLLKQHKVLVNRIVNQLRAHATPHCSIEDMQQIGLIGLLEAGRRYGNVEDPNFPAFAVCRIRGSILDELRRLDWRSRKTRQQAHELNDVTRDLMRSLGRQPTDAEIIKALGTDEKDYLTRQNAALAGEMQSLDQLIENGIEAQSDAVYDGMSHEQTRRSLEAALDKLPKRDQLLLTLFYQHELNLHEIALVLDLTPPRICQLHKQALKQLNQYLSS encoded by the coding sequence ATGTTGGATATGAATTTTCAGGAAGAATACGGTGTAGAAGGTGAAATCAGTTCACCTTCCATCCCTATCGATGAGAACAAGTTGCTCAAACAACACAAGGTGTTGGTCAACCGTATCGTCAATCAACTCAGAGCCCATGCCACCCCGCATTGCAGTATCGAAGACATGCAGCAAATTGGCCTTATTGGCTTACTGGAAGCAGGCCGCCGATACGGCAATGTTGAAGATCCCAACTTCCCGGCTTTTGCCGTGTGCAGGATCCGTGGATCGATATTGGACGAGTTACGCCGACTTGACTGGCGGTCACGAAAAACACGTCAGCAAGCGCATGAACTGAATGACGTGACGCGCGATCTTATGCGCTCTCTTGGCCGGCAGCCTACTGATGCAGAAATTATCAAAGCATTGGGAACGGACGAAAAAGATTATCTTACTCGACAAAATGCGGCTCTGGCTGGGGAAATGCAAAGTCTGGATCAACTGATTGAGAATGGTATCGAGGCTCAATCTGACGCTGTGTATGACGGCATGTCCCATGAGCAGACTCGACGTAGCCTTGAAGCTGCTCTGGATAAGCTACCCAAAAGAGATCAGCTGCTACTGACGCTGTTTTATCAACACGAACTTAACCTACATGAAATCGCTTTAGTGCTCGATCTGACACCTCCAAGGATTTGTCAGTTACACAAACAGGCACTCAAACAACTCAATCAATATTTATCCTCCTAG
- a CDS encoding flagellar basal body-associated FliL family protein has translation MTKQQLIALFSAMVLTSALVSAATVIGGIWVLKQSGNSSHSESFFADSPLAFLAEEHHPAQTPSFHSLEKIVLSVKGKRQNHFVMLEVAIETRRPERIKNIDDYMPIVRNSLLKLFSDKTYEDLHQEGTVNLLQNQVKQAVLLAFDKTDILRDIDDVLLTKYVVQ, from the coding sequence ATGACAAAACAACAATTGATCGCGTTATTTTCAGCGATGGTCCTCACCAGTGCTTTAGTTTCGGCAGCAACGGTAATCGGCGGGATCTGGGTCTTAAAGCAATCAGGCAACAGTAGCCATTCAGAGTCCTTTTTCGCAGATTCGCCTCTTGCCTTCCTTGCCGAGGAGCATCATCCAGCACAGACACCTAGCTTTCACTCGCTAGAAAAGATTGTTCTCAGCGTCAAAGGTAAACGCCAGAACCACTTCGTGATGCTGGAAGTCGCGATTGAAACTCGCCGTCCGGAACGCATTAAGAACATTGATGATTACATGCCGATTGTACGTAATTCGTTACTGAAGCTTTTTAGTGACAAAACCTACGAAGATCTGCATCAGGAAGGCACCGTGAACCTGCTCCAGAATCAAGTCAAACAAGCGGTACTGCTCGCGTTTGACAAAACCGACATTCTTCGCGATATCGATGACGTCTTACTGACGAAATACGTCGTGCAATAA
- a CDS encoding flagellar hook-length control protein FliK has protein sequence MNTPSLQTMTGQKPESFSADGTIQKARGFGQPDEHSTGFAFMAHPTPMQGGGQPNAEDTVATFTSDSETLSEAEMTSVPATSLVENSPPFHTQSATMDTLALLQLKQQRIVNGVQSFDATPMPAATHSSQKMTPQNITSQLVKPTSVALNIDAPVSQSASVQTVLQTLVSTQASAQSHVTHQSPAATTVQTAEWAAVKIDTNAAKWGEQMMQVLHDRVSLQAQQSMQEAKIRLDPPELGKLDLLVRVDGDRLNVQINANAAATREALLQVSDRLRAELQDQNFVHVDVNVGSGESEHNQSSHQGEHTTHIFDSREFANSDSPNEPSEHWLSTQA, from the coding sequence ATGAACACACCTTCACTGCAAACCATGACAGGTCAAAAACCTGAGTCGTTTTCCGCTGACGGTACGATCCAAAAAGCACGTGGTTTTGGTCAACCTGACGAGCACAGCACTGGCTTTGCTTTCATGGCTCATCCGACTCCGATGCAGGGTGGCGGTCAACCAAACGCTGAAGATACGGTAGCAACATTCACGTCTGACAGTGAAACGCTGTCAGAGGCTGAAATGACTTCTGTGCCAGCGACGTCATTGGTGGAAAACTCGCCGCCTTTTCACACGCAGTCGGCCACCATGGATACATTGGCTTTGCTGCAACTGAAACAACAACGCATCGTAAATGGAGTGCAGTCCTTCGACGCCACACCAATGCCAGCAGCGACTCATTCTTCACAGAAGATGACGCCGCAAAATATCACCAGTCAATTGGTGAAGCCGACCAGCGTTGCTTTAAACATCGACGCACCGGTCAGCCAGAGTGCGTCCGTACAGACTGTTCTGCAAACTTTAGTCTCCACACAAGCGTCAGCGCAGTCTCACGTTACTCACCAGTCACCTGCGGCAACGACGGTTCAAACCGCAGAGTGGGCCGCCGTCAAGATCGATACCAATGCGGCTAAGTGGGGCGAACAAATGATGCAGGTATTACATGACAGAGTATCGCTTCAAGCACAACAAAGCATGCAAGAAGCCAAGATTCGTCTCGATCCGCCAGAACTCGGGAAGCTGGACTTACTGGTTCGTGTTGATGGTGATCGCCTCAACGTGCAGATTAACGCCAATGCAGCGGCGACACGAGAAGCCTTGCTTCAGGTATCTGACAGGTTAAGAGCGGAGTTGCAAGACCAGAACTTTGTTCATGTCGACGTCAACGTCGGCTCAGGAGAAAGTGAGCACAACCAGTCTTCTCATCAAGGCGAACATACCACGCACATTTTCGATAGTCGCGAGTTTGCCAATTCAGACAGTCCCAATGAACCATCAGAGCATTGGCTCAGCACACAAGCATAA
- the fliS gene encoding flagellar export chaperone FliS, whose translation MLMDSGYNSYQQVDLDAQAAAANPHQLVVMLIDGLLNEIERVRGHMASGRLAEKGAGINKCMNILVGLDSALDADNGGEIAANLHQLYDFCQVELYQASVQNNQDKLTSVEHVMNNIREGWMHFGQQA comes from the coding sequence ATGTTAATGGATTCGGGCTACAACTCTTATCAACAAGTCGATCTAGATGCTCAGGCAGCCGCAGCAAACCCACATCAATTGGTGGTAATGCTGATCGACGGTTTGCTCAATGAAATCGAACGAGTTCGTGGCCACATGGCCTCAGGTCGTCTTGCCGAGAAGGGAGCAGGCATCAATAAATGCATGAATATATTAGTAGGTCTAGATAGCGCGCTAGACGCAGATAATGGCGGCGAAATCGCGGCGAATCTTCACCAACTATACGACTTTTGTCAGGTTGAACTTTATCAAGCAAGCGTACAAAACAATCAGGATAAACTCACCAGTGTCGAACATGTGATGAACAATATACGCGAGGGGTGGATGCATTTTGGTCAGCAAGCATAA
- the fliD gene encoding flagellar filament capping protein FliD → MSSIDPATMAKQLATFDVQSFKQRYTEQSSQYQSQLNALGKVESALREFRTAVNEMNNSTSGIIKNSATVSSEGFFTASADSKALKGSYQIFVEKVATTYQVSTGMPASLQSTTEVPLTGTLTFEVNSKTMTLDLSTLDSDGDGKATMADLTSAINNDPNNPGVNATLVRSDGQTHFMLSSEETGEANAIKVSAAGTGQSWFEDAFTKTNLKQISAAQNAIVWLGEKDTGLKLEGSSNTFSNAIDGLDITVTKAQQAGESPLTLNVDGDNDATKEQVNKFIDAYNSLMSTVDEYTKIDTENNTRAVLASDPTLRAIESQVKSVVRGDFGGLRLSQVGIEIDRNGKMKLDSDKFEQAQTDNSQGLEAMFNGDGNLLDSIDTIIEPYLQFSSGLFKSRKDALKQNIDRISDKQVVLERKYDMAYDRYLKQFTQMNTIMRQMNQTMSLFG, encoded by the coding sequence ATGAGTTCAATTGATCCAGCAACGATGGCAAAGCAACTGGCTACCTTTGACGTCCAGTCGTTCAAACAACGCTATACCGAGCAATCCTCTCAGTATCAATCTCAACTGAATGCGCTTGGCAAAGTCGAATCTGCATTGCGTGAATTCCGTACTGCTGTGAATGAAATGAACAACAGCACATCAGGGATCATAAAAAACAGCGCTACCGTGTCGAGTGAAGGGTTCTTCACCGCGAGCGCAGATTCCAAAGCTCTTAAGGGCAGTTATCAGATTTTTGTTGAAAAAGTCGCCACCACGTATCAGGTGTCAACGGGTATGCCTGCGTCGCTACAGTCCACGACAGAAGTGCCGCTGACGGGCACGCTGACATTTGAAGTCAACAGCAAAACCATGACGCTGGACCTCTCCACACTAGACAGTGACGGAGACGGTAAAGCCACCATGGCTGACTTAACTTCTGCCATCAACAACGATCCCAATAATCCCGGCGTCAATGCGACCTTAGTTCGCTCAGATGGACAAACTCATTTCATGCTTTCTAGCGAAGAGACTGGAGAAGCGAACGCGATAAAGGTCTCGGCGGCGGGGACTGGGCAAAGCTGGTTCGAGGATGCCTTCACTAAGACTAACCTCAAACAGATCAGCGCAGCACAAAACGCCATCGTTTGGTTGGGAGAAAAGGACACTGGCCTAAAACTCGAAGGCAGTAGCAACACGTTTAGCAATGCGATCGACGGTCTCGACATCACTGTTACCAAAGCTCAGCAGGCGGGCGAATCTCCTTTAACGCTTAATGTCGATGGTGACAACGACGCGACCAAAGAGCAGGTCAACAAATTTATCGACGCTTATAACAGTTTGATGTCTACGGTTGATGAGTACACAAAAATAGACACGGAAAATAACACCCGAGCGGTGTTAGCGAGTGACCCTACCTTGCGCGCGATCGAAAGTCAGGTGAAATCTGTTGTACGTGGAGATTTCGGCGGTCTTCGACTGAGTCAGGTCGGTATCGAGATCGATCGCAACGGTAAAATGAAGCTGGATTCGGACAAGTTCGAACAGGCCCAAACCGATAATAGCCAGGGCCTTGAGGCGATGTTCAACGGAGATGGCAATCTGCTAGATAGCATCGATACCATCATCGAACCTTACCTTCAGTTCTCTTCTGGTCTGTTTAAATCTCGCAAAGACGCGTTGAAGCAGAACATCGATCGCATCAGCGACAAACAGGTCGTGCTGGAACGTAAATACGATATGGCATACGACCGATACCTCAAACAATTTACCCAAATGAACACAATTATGCGCCAGATGAACCAAACCATGTCGCTGTTTGGTTAA
- a CDS encoding DUF4150 domain-containing protein, producing the protein MAVTINANGLSIVHKGSGGEANATLPDVCLTTVGSAVVPVPYGNNAKSEDLVDGTTTVSADGGNSIAIQGSKFAKSTGDAGGDKKGIASGTIEAQAEFITASPTVLIEGKGVARLSDQMTMNNANTMCLAGVQNPSVTVDPDLDIPNSIVIKARYPNGQLLKNAPYTLTNQSGQPMADGVLSGKGESYIRDLKSDNVKITVEESQDPFVIKPIRRPNPHHNPDISQEDFFTQAIGRHQGFWQAARVETNMMPWGCLGHELSSDRYFHDMLKVEARLHFSHLHPESPFALDHFCEAVIGNLNQPLPHTTETLLAYCMPQVLEEGEILSVLLRLAPYETTDRMLAYMRARGQGNPQRYLQEYDWSAAKKAVSDNLESLLSKLQSRLEFLHDQATKLRYAYLSDEVFDKHISTMKAYIKGLPDLMAGVFSKMELRASNLLSHLDNVEVIKASKSVFATEGETAEVVVNTTQSIDVVEPFMNEVAGKIANVLPIYPVRYGYANFFDTIMPAQAPPTLPDMASASGLNDTGGYLLRLLREGWIYIKEEGGQADNQQIHIFRYAQTETATGVLEKFEKYYFTNQENAQDGLTLDTSSGATFYPFAFVTHGTQKISIVYSEHEWAAEIIDKMNSDQEWRTQAMQQVDMTASDDFSDTASQETLSALVEDYRSPDTKWLADKNKDKPSQYGLDVFTTANNYHLAADELAETMQKSHSEKKDGTLVVLFDPVGRQADIALSLSMLFLAEKAFEASRVYPKTIGDIILQLQKNGSGAVKESINENVDLTELNNFYQDNSFVKEKATSQRTKILDLYSSFAYKDLADNSLGSLNAYFDLYFYSLSPKDKVKELEKLSKVMQTTLDGIEGTEEGQKVVFYMVSDEAAEDSAYVTYQRHLEAILLQCQDGVDWSDVTQALIKNTANILEFVYCWICSSAKYVQKGTITSALILRPLAFTKLLNFIPIFFEKGFGIKELDGNVRITLDKLAEVLAKNIDSVGKNDSPLNRVLTAHHNGKKMINWANSQWKNRIPEMESSAKSAQWPELEIPKFGGRHSNFTAESSLELLGKGGDGVIAMVSLRANIDVLIQLLQNSAFENADPLKRGTETDSMLDYAKLVAALSAGITDYVSVSRANLLLQKRLINSNRVYYALRSGLPQLFAVTTIGARNAITAKMDSIIGGLEKISTGKAVSKLVVISNLAVMASSGYGAYDAYQTGNRELFNGHIYTILSSAFFLAGPVIALKNMATIRYGNAYFFLFGMVFLLAADMAKKNWP; encoded by the coding sequence ATGGCAGTGACGATTAATGCAAATGGGTTAAGTATTGTTCACAAAGGATCGGGCGGTGAAGCCAACGCGACACTCCCCGATGTGTGCTTAACGACAGTGGGCTCTGCTGTCGTTCCCGTTCCTTATGGCAATAATGCTAAATCAGAAGACTTAGTCGATGGCACCACCACGGTCAGCGCGGATGGTGGAAACAGCATAGCGATACAAGGCAGTAAGTTTGCCAAAAGTACCGGCGATGCGGGCGGTGATAAAAAAGGCATCGCCTCCGGTACTATCGAGGCGCAAGCGGAGTTCATCACCGCTTCACCGACGGTCTTGATTGAAGGCAAAGGGGTGGCTCGCCTCAGCGATCAGATGACCATGAACAACGCCAACACCATGTGCCTGGCCGGTGTACAAAACCCAAGTGTGACCGTCGACCCCGATCTCGATATCCCGAACAGTATCGTAATCAAAGCTCGCTACCCTAATGGACAGCTATTGAAGAATGCGCCGTATACGCTCACCAATCAGAGTGGTCAGCCAATGGCAGACGGCGTATTGAGTGGCAAAGGCGAGTCATACATCAGAGACTTGAAGTCCGACAACGTGAAAATCACCGTCGAAGAAAGCCAAGATCCTTTTGTCATTAAGCCAATTCGACGCCCTAACCCACACCATAACCCAGACATTTCACAAGAGGATTTCTTTACACAAGCGATTGGCCGTCATCAGGGGTTCTGGCAAGCCGCGCGAGTCGAAACCAACATGATGCCATGGGGCTGCCTAGGTCATGAGCTGAGCAGTGACCGCTACTTTCACGACATGCTTAAGGTTGAGGCGCGGCTGCACTTTAGCCATCTCCACCCAGAAAGCCCCTTTGCCTTAGACCATTTCTGTGAGGCGGTGATAGGCAACCTCAACCAGCCACTGCCCCATACCACAGAAACCTTATTGGCTTACTGCATGCCACAGGTACTCGAAGAGGGCGAAATACTCTCGGTATTATTACGCCTTGCCCCGTATGAAACCACCGATAGAATGTTGGCGTACATGCGTGCCCGTGGTCAGGGCAACCCGCAGCGTTACCTGCAAGAGTATGACTGGTCGGCGGCAAAGAAAGCGGTCAGTGACAACCTCGAGTCGCTGCTGAGCAAACTTCAGTCTCGACTGGAATTTCTCCACGACCAAGCCACTAAGCTGCGATACGCCTACCTATCGGATGAAGTGTTTGACAAGCACATCTCCACCATGAAAGCCTACATCAAAGGCTTACCCGACTTGATGGCAGGCGTGTTCAGCAAAATGGAGCTCAGAGCCTCCAATCTGCTGAGTCATCTCGACAATGTCGAAGTTATCAAAGCCAGTAAGAGTGTCTTTGCCACCGAGGGGGAAACGGCGGAAGTCGTTGTCAATACCACACAATCGATCGATGTGGTCGAACCCTTTATGAACGAAGTCGCGGGCAAGATAGCCAATGTGCTACCCATTTACCCCGTGCGCTATGGCTATGCCAACTTCTTTGACACCATTATGCCCGCTCAAGCGCCGCCTACCTTGCCAGACATGGCCAGCGCGTCTGGCCTTAATGACACCGGCGGCTATCTTCTGCGCCTGCTGCGTGAAGGCTGGATTTACATCAAAGAGGAAGGGGGCCAAGCCGATAACCAGCAAATTCATATCTTCCGCTACGCGCAAACGGAAACCGCCACTGGCGTGCTGGAAAAGTTTGAGAAATACTACTTCACCAACCAAGAAAACGCCCAAGATGGTTTAACGCTCGATACCTCCTCTGGCGCGACCTTTTACCCGTTTGCGTTTGTTACCCATGGCACGCAAAAAATCTCGATCGTTTACTCAGAGCACGAATGGGCCGCTGAAATCATCGATAAGATGAACAGCGACCAAGAGTGGCGCACCCAAGCCATGCAGCAAGTCGACATGACCGCCAGCGATGACTTTAGCGACACCGCCAGCCAAGAGACGTTAAGCGCTTTGGTCGAAGACTACCGCAGCCCAGATACCAAATGGTTGGCAGATAAGAACAAAGACAAACCCAGTCAATACGGTTTGGATGTGTTTACCACAGCCAACAATTATCACCTTGCTGCTGATGAGCTGGCTGAAACCATGCAAAAAAGCCACAGCGAGAAAAAAGACGGCACCTTAGTGGTGTTATTTGACCCGGTTGGGCGCCAGGCAGATATTGCATTATCACTATCAATGCTGTTTCTCGCAGAGAAAGCCTTTGAAGCAAGTCGAGTCTATCCAAAGACTATTGGCGATATTATTTTACAATTACAAAAAAACGGCAGTGGAGCAGTCAAAGAATCTATTAATGAAAATGTTGACCTTACGGAACTAAATAACTTTTACCAAGATAACTCTTTTGTTAAAGAGAAAGCGACATCGCAAAGGACAAAAATCTTAGACCTCTATTCCTCTTTTGCTTATAAGGATCTTGCTGATAACTCCTTAGGTTCTTTAAACGCTTATTTCGACCTTTATTTTTATTCTCTATCACCAAAGGATAAAGTGAAAGAGCTTGAAAAGCTCAGTAAAGTGATGCAAACCACGTTGGATGGAATAGAAGGGACCGAAGAAGGCCAAAAAGTTGTCTTTTATATGGTGAGTGACGAGGCCGCAGAAGATTCTGCCTACGTAACGTACCAACGGCATTTAGAAGCAATTCTACTTCAATGTCAGGATGGTGTTGATTGGAGTGATGTGACCCAAGCACTGATTAAAAACACAGCGAATATTTTAGAGTTTGTTTATTGTTGGATCTGTTCATCTGCAAAATATGTACAAAAAGGCACGATAACGTCAGCACTAATTTTAAGACCGCTCGCTTTCACCAAGCTATTAAACTTCATCCCTATCTTCTTTGAAAAAGGGTTCGGTATCAAAGAACTCGACGGAAATGTAAGAATCACTCTGGATAAACTGGCAGAAGTGTTAGCCAAAAACATTGATTCTGTTGGGAAAAACGACAGCCCTCTGAATAGAGTACTTACTGCTCATCATAATGGTAAGAAAATGATTAATTGGGCAAATAGTCAATGGAAGAACCGAATCCCTGAAATGGAATCAAGTGCCAAAAGTGCACAATGGCCGGAACTTGAAATTCCAAAGTTTGGTGGGCGCCACTCTAATTTTACTGCTGAGTCATCATTGGAGCTACTGGGTAAAGGAGGAGATGGCGTTATCGCTATGGTTTCATTACGCGCCAATATCGATGTACTTATTCAGCTACTGCAAAATAGTGCATTCGAGAACGCCGATCCTCTCAAACGTGGAACAGAAACGGATTCGATGCTCGACTATGCAAAATTAGTCGCAGCTTTGTCTGCGGGCATTACCGATTATGTGAGTGTTTCCCGTGCAAATCTACTCCTGCAAAAGAGATTGATAAATTCAAATCGCGTTTATTATGCATTGAGGTCTGGTTTGCCCCAGTTATTTGCGGTAACGACCATTGGAGCAAGGAACGCGATAACGGCAAAGATGGATTCAATTATTGGAGGCTTAGAGAAAATTTCAACTGGAAAAGCGGTCTCTAAGCTAGTTGTGATTTCTAACTTGGCAGTCATGGCTTCATCTGGCTATGGAGCTTATGATGCCTATCAAACGGGCAATCGAGAATTATTTAATGGCCACATATACACAATACTGAGTTCTGCCTTTTTCTTAGCGGGGCCTGTTATCGCGTTAAAAAATATGGCGACGATAAGGTATGGTAATGCCTATTTCTTCCTTTTTGGCATGGTATTTTTGCTTGCGGCAGATATGGCAAAAAAAAATTGGCCTTAA
- the lafA gene encoding lateral flagellin LafA produces the protein MALSMHTNYASLVTQNTLSSTNDLLSTAMERLSTGKRINSAADDAAGLTIANKLEAQTRGMSVAMRNSQDAISMLQTADGALEELTNIAYRMKDLATQSANDTNGTTERTALQAEFTELGKEATRIMTETSYGAGQKLLTGGKLDGKVIFQIGASENETLELDLSGQLAGINFSTAGALTDQGTSAAAITSVDALFDTINTARSTLGANINRLDHTINNLANVSENTAAAKGRIVDADFAVESSNMTKNQMLMQAGTTVLAQTNQMPSMAMSLLR, from the coding sequence ATGGCTTTATCAATGCACACTAACTACGCATCACTTGTTACACAGAACACGCTAAGCAGTACAAACGATCTGCTTTCTACTGCAATGGAGCGCCTAAGTACAGGTAAGCGTATCAACTCTGCAGCAGATGATGCCGCAGGTCTAACAATTGCCAACAAACTTGAAGCGCAAACTCGTGGTATGTCTGTGGCAATGCGTAACTCTCAAGACGCAATTTCAATGCTGCAAACAGCAGACGGCGCACTGGAAGAGCTAACTAACATCGCTTACCGAATGAAAGACCTTGCAACACAATCTGCGAACGACACGAACGGCACAACAGAACGTACAGCACTACAAGCAGAGTTTACAGAGCTAGGCAAAGAAGCTACACGTATCATGACTGAGACTTCATACGGTGCAGGTCAAAAACTTTTAACAGGTGGTAAACTTGATGGTAAAGTCATATTCCAAATTGGTGCCTCTGAAAATGAAACACTTGAGCTTGATCTTTCAGGACAGCTAGCTGGTATTAATTTCTCTACTGCTGGTGCCTTAACGGACCAAGGCACTTCAGCAGCGGCAATCACTAGTGTTGATGCTCTATTTGACACTATCAACACAGCACGCTCAACACTTGGTGCTAATATCAACCGTCTAGACCACACCATCAACAACCTAGCAAACGTCTCTGAAAACACAGCGGCAGCAAAAGGCCGTATCGTAGATGCTGACTTCGCAGTCGAATCTTCAAACATGACTAAGAACCAAATGCTAATGCAAGCAGGCACAACGGTTCTTGCGCAAACGAACCAAATGCCAAGCATGGCAATGTCTCTACTTCGCTAA